The Syngnathus typhle isolate RoL2023-S1 ecotype Sweden linkage group LG3, RoL_Styp_1.0, whole genome shotgun sequence genome window below encodes:
- the LOC133151898 gene encoding secreted frizzled-related protein 2-like: MTPAVALSAAWALLLTSSAWASAGPYESGGAREESEERPYKRSQCKAIPASLQLCRDMEYSDMRLPNLLGHESMSEAVQQASSWIPLVHKRCHPDTRKFLCSLFAPVCLPDLDEAVRPCRSLCEGVERGCAPVMAAFGFPWPPMLDCRAFPADDGEHLCIPPTDVRNAVPDAGEVPRVCDACKETDENDNEIVDSLCKNDFALKIKVKEISYMDGDTRIVPENKSKTIYKLHGVSERDLRKTALWLKDGLRCVCDEINDINAAYLVVGQRMDDGRLVVTSLKRWQKGRRDFKRISRSIRKLQC; the protein is encoded by the exons ATGACGCCGGCAGTGGCTTTGTCCGCGGCGTGGGCCCTGCTGCTGACGTCGTCGGCTTGGGCGTCCGCTGGCCCGTACGAGTCGGGCGGGGCGCGTGAGGAGTCGGAGGAGCGCCCGTACAAGCGCAGCCAGTGCAAAGCCATCCCAGCCTCGCTGCAGCTGTGCCGGGACATGGAGTACAGCGACATGCGTCTGCCCAACCTGCTGGGCCACGAGAGCATGAGCGAGGCGGTGCAGCAGGCGTCCTCGTGGATCCCGCTGGTGCACAAGCGCTGCCACCCGGACACCCGCAAATTCCTCTGCTCGCTCTTCGCACCCGTCTGCTTGCCCGACCTGGACGAGGCCGTCCGGCCGTGCCGCTCGCTGTGCGAGGGCGTGGAGCGCGGCTGCGCGCCCGTCATGGCCGCTTTCGGCTTCCCGTGGCCCCCCATGCTCGACTGCCGCGCCTTCCCGGCCGACGACGGCGAGCACTTGTGCATCCCGCCCACCGACGTCCGCAACGCCGTGCCTGACGCAGGAGAAG TGCCCAGAGTGTGTGACGCCTGCAAGGAAACCGATGAAAATGACAACGAGATAGTGGACAGCTTGTGCAAAAACGATTTTG CTctaaaaatcaaagtgaaggAGATCTCGTACATGGACGGCGACACACGGATCGTGCCGGAGAACAAGAGCAAGACCATCTACAAGTTGCACGGCGTCAGCGAGCGCGACTTGCGCAAGACGGCGCTGTGGCTCAAAGACGGGCTGCGCTGCGTCTGCGACGAGATCAACGACATCAACGCCGCCTACCTGGTGGTGGGACAGAGGATGGACGACGGACGCCTGGTGGTCACCTCGCTCAAACGCTGGCAGAAGGGCCGCCGCGACTTCAAGAGGATTTCGCGGAGTATACGCAAGTTgcagtgctaa